The region CAGCGCCTGTATTACCAGAATACGAATACGCGCTCCGCAGTATTTCGTCggcgcgatcgatcgatagcCTACGAACCGTGAGCCgcgaatattttgaaaagcgaaaaaaccgaaaagagAAACCGCGAAGATTTCGGAGCGCTCCGTTTTTCGGGCGCATTTTCGTTCGCGAGGTGGCCGGAATTTGGTACGGTGCACGGCGAGCCGGACGAAATAACCTAATGCGAGTTATCCGCGGAGACAGacggtaaaaaagaagaagcccGTCAGCGGTTCTCAGAGCGAAAACTTTTACACGGAATCACGACGATTCTCATCCGGTGCGAGGAAAAAACGTGCGCCACGAAAATAGGGAGAAACTATTCCCGAAAATGTTCGCCGCTTTCAACTTTTCTGCTTTTACCTGCGGGTTTATCGACGTGCAGCCGCCCTCGGGGGCGACCCTCCTTATTTTCTGTCTCGCTTACCACCCACGATTCATTCACTCCGGGTTTGGGACCCCCGGAATTAGATTTTCGGCGTAGATAAGGGCGATTTCAGACGGTGGCGAACGACAGTGGAGTCACAACAGATGTGGGAGTGGTGAGGGTAGctgtagagaaaagaaaaaacaaagattatTGTCACAACGGATCAGGTACCGTTGGAATATCGCTAAATTTCGTTTCTCAACGAAATAGAATTTCGGGCggatttgttgttgttgttttttttttttttctttcttattggATTCACCGACGCCGAAGGGGAGTTTACCCGGAAGGTAATGAGTACAGTCCCTCGAAAAGTTAGCCCTTTTTCCTAAGCCGGTCGGCGAACTTTAGAACCGTGGCGAAAAAATATGGCCGACGTTTTTCAGAAACCTAGGCCAACGCGATTATCGTCAAAGCAGAAATCggcagaaaaatattctcattttccaCTTCTCCATTTATTCAATCCATGTAATTtgtattggaaaattttcaattttattggatCTGAAAGatgcgatttgaaaaatttttcatttcgtttaattggaaatttatattttttaatttttcgttatttgaaAAGTGgaagattttcatttcgccatttttcattAATCGAAAAACgcataagttttttttataataataatttatgataataatatagtatatatttttgaattacCTGATTGTGAgctcaaaaatctgaaaatcatttgaaaaaacactATTTTTCAATAGTTAAATTGCGATTTCTCCCTAAATATAGAATAAATACAGCGttccaaaaaaatcgatattccTAACTAAAATAGTGTGAATTTTGataattgtagaaaattgttgttaaaaaaaattcaattaccaatgataattattgcaaTGATAAGACATTtttcgatgataataataatcgttacttttataatcaaaattattataaaaataaactatgCGTTCTTCgatcaataaaaaatggaaaaatcgaaattttccatttttcaatcactgaaaaattgaaaaatataaatttccaactaaaaacggaatgaaaaatttttcaaattcaatttttcagttccaacaaaattgaaaatcattcaATACAAATCacatggattgaaaaaatggaaaaatagaaaatgagaattttttttttcgccgatcTCCGTCGTCGAATAGTCGATAAAAGCCGATAGATTCAGCAGTTTGAATTACGAGTTTCGTGGTCGCATTTTACTCGGTTTTTCGTCGGACTTTGCCGTCTACCGGTTGACCAATACAAGATCGAACAGCCTCACCCTCCCGCAGATTCTAATCGGGGTTCGCCTTCCGTTTATGCCCTCCAGGATTAGGACGTCGAAATTATCAGGGGCGCTAGGATGCGCACCCCGGCGGAAGCGGACACGCTCTCCCAATCGGAGGTCTTCGACTTCGAGACGTCCAACGCCGACGCCGctgaagaattcgaaaaagtttcggCGACCCAACCGGAAACGCATATTTTCACCAACAGGTAAGACGCGCCgtttcttcctctccttcaTTTTCCCCCTCATTCGTCTCCTCTGGCATCGAACTGgatattgaacgaaaaaagagaagtgaaGAAGGGtaaagaaagggaaaagttGGAGGTATTCGGGCGCGGAGCACACGCGCGTTATAGCTATGTACATAAATTGAGGGAAAGATGTTCCGAAAATAGAATTAAAGCGTCGCGTCGGATTTTACTTGATTTTGCTCGCTTTATGGTGCAGCCTGCGCGAGCTTGCAGAAATAATCCAAAATAGAAACTGTGAGGAGAtgcggtgagaaaaattttcgtcaaaccGTACGAAATCCGaacgttgttttttgacgGCCCGCGGATCCTCGGGCTCGACCGGGGACACCCGTTCTGCCCTCCAACTGTACAGTTGGCGTCCTTGATCCTTTCTCTAGAAATTTACTTGGAAATTATCTGGACCGCGGGTCCGTCGAGCGCCGCTTTGCCCCCGGGTAGATAACGtcgagaataagaaaaggaaaaggctATACTACTTCCGATTGGGTCCCACCTCCGATTCGCTTCAAAATTTACAGAGACATCATTTAGACCGTTGGAAAAAAGGTTCCACGTGTCTTTTTTCGcgcgaattaaattttttcgccatGTTTTGTTTCGtaataatcgaataattacAATGAAATAGCGATGAAtgctgtggaaaaaaattcgaaatcgctCGCTGTAATTGTTTAAACTATTTTTAAAAGTTACAAAATTTGTTTAACTGTTTAATAGAAAATGGCCAAAAAATTGACCTAAAAAAaatagctaaaaaaaaaaatagtcttgAAACGAACCTAAAAAAAACAGCTAAAAAAATAGCTAAATGTTAATAAATACAAAATAgccaaaaaaaatgacaaaaaaaaatagctaaaAAATGTTTTAGATTAGTTTTTATATtgcaaccaaaaaaaaaatcctataGACATTACTCAGGgacctataaaaaaaatttctaccacgAAGTTTGAAACAAATCGAAGTTGGGACCTAATCGGAAGTGTAGccaaagcaacaaaaaaaataaataaataaaatgaagggaGAAAGAGGCATCGGCGGAAGAAGACTGACAACAAAGGGTCGGATTCCGGGGCTACGACACGATCGGAATTCCGCTAAAATATGCGTTACTTTTTTTGCCCtcggtatttaaaaaaataaacgttgCGCGTCAAACTTTAATATCCGCGACGAGAGATGAGAAACGGGaggtgaaatatatttcggcTAAAAATCGTCggagagaataagaagaaaagaatgagaagagaTATGCGAACATCTTCACCTTGTCTCATACGTTCCGCAGGTGGCTTTGTTTCTCgcttacttattgttagtccgTCACGATACACTCGAGGCTCGTGTTGGGGTTACCTTCATTCCGCATCCGTATCTGGTCATTCGCCTTGTTTTTATTGCGATTCCGATATCGCATTGGCGTAGCGAGGAGCTCCGGCGACCTGAGAACCAAAAAGGGACGTTTACTATACACACAAATCATAAAGCAGTTCCGTCTAAGGAATCctaattaatttcgaaaagaGGAgtcagaaacgaaaaacaaacaaatccgTTCGACTTTCCTTCCACCCTACCGTGCGACGACACGAAGACAGAGAAGaagatgagagaaagaaagaaagaaagaaagacagaaagaaagaaagaaggaaagaaaaatataaataaattaaaacggGAGGAGGAGTAAAATGAATCGTGGGCAAAGCGTCGATATTCCATGCTGGTGTCTAAcggcgatacgtacgtacgtacatcacaCGTACGATCGCGCGTACATGTGTTTTGCGATACGTTGTATCGTAAGTACGTCAGTTAAACGTCAAGGCCCACGCGCTGACAATAAGTCACGAGTTATACGGCGAAGCAACGGTGCGTGCCCGTGTAATCCCGTATCAAacgagaggaggaagagagtAGAAAAACAAGGTgggcgcgagagagagagagagagagagagagagagatcaagaggagaaagatgataaaatcgcGTCCAGTCGCGGATCGCAGCTCTCGAGGTTCGGATCGTCctcgtcgtggtcgtcgtgGTCTTTGCGTGTCTCTTTGTTTCTCGCCCCCCCGATTATCGTCGTGCATTTTGCATCGATGCgcggagggaagaaaatagaaaataagagGGAGGAGacggcgaagaagaagaagttcgAGGAACCTCGCGCGTACACGGAGTAGTCGGCGTCGGTTATTATCGACGATCGACGGTATCAATagctatttcatttcatttcattggcGGCATGTGCGCGCACTTAGCGAGTGgggaaatgtaaaataaagtggaaaaatagacggggagggagagaaaaaaaaagcggagcgCAATTATTGGCCGCGGTTCGAGATAATAAGCCGCTTTCGGCGTAGGGATATAATCATAGCGAACGGTTCTTTTCCGATACAGCGAACGTTGCAGATTCGTCGGGACAACGAGTACGTCGGTTCGGTTGCGCCCACCTGGACGTCTCGGTAAagcgttattatttttcgtgcCTCGAAATCGCGCGTTACCACCACGTCGAATATCGCAAACACCGCGAACAACGAAGAACGCTATACGTGCTTACGTCGAGTTTTTCCGTCGTTACCGAAACGCGGCGTAAGAAAATAGGCGAAATATAATCTCGATCGAACTTCGCCCATCCGTTCTGTGCAGTGAAAATACCGTGGCCGACCGATTCCCCGATTGTTCGTGACTACCAATATCGCGGTCCATATGTTTGAAACGGAACTATGGTGTTTGCCCGATTTTTTATTAAGAAAACACAGGATGACGGGAACGCGGTACCAGGTCACGTCACGACGAGGTGAGTTCCTTCCTCCTCATCTCCTCCTTCTGCTTCATCCTCTTCTCCTTTATTGCGATTCGCCAAATTTccaagaaattttcaccgtaatcatgataatatatttagataagatatgtatattgtacaccCGTCCGATACACACGCGGCACGATTCGCAGCTATCTTCACGTTCGATTTAAACTTGTCCCAATTTCTATATCTATACTCATTTTCTGATAGGAGACCGAGATGATGTTATAtcggatgacgatgacgatcgcgtcccaaaattgaaaatacaaaaaaacaacaatctTCTCAGGCAGAAAATTTCACAAAGTTCCTTGCTAAAATACGACATTTCACTAAATTCGTCGAGCCAAATttccctctattttttttctctctttcttctattttttttgttattttagaaaaataaaactgcaaACACGCATATTGAGCGTATGATATAATAACGTTGTAAAAAGAattttacataatttatgatttgataaaataaaaaacaaaacatgaTATTCGCTCTCGAAATGACGcgcatttgtttttttttttttttttaattatctttttaattatcttttttttttttttatatcgacaATCGTGGAAAATTTACACATTTTTCCACAACGCGCATTATGGTATTTGCACATGTTCCCCAGAGCGATGTAAATATGCTAAAGGACAAATATGAATTATGCTATATcgattatatttcttttttctgtatctTTTTTCTACATCATATTACAACTTCCAaaagatagagaaagagagaagaaaatagtaGTTAGATTATTAGTTAAAGTGTTCGTTTTTCTACTCCCCTCCAATATTCGCATTTTCGGGgtaagttttttatttctatctcACAAAGCAAGTCCTCTGTTGCCCCGCgagtgtatttatttatagtgACAAATAATtgcgagaaggaaaaagaaaaaggaaaaaattcacgacaaTTATATGCGTCTAATGAACGGAATTTCATGACAAGTTGTTTATCAGATCGATATTATTAGATACGATAACGATTAAATACGGCTGAATTTAATCGTCACGATATCCTCATTCCGATTGAtctatatttcatttcaccgcCCGCTGATCGCTggtgtggaattttttttttttaacgatcttTTCTATTACGGGGCTGGTATTTGAAAAgcgctgatttttttattttctacaaacGTTTACGAGATATAAACGTTGacgagtggaagaaaaaaaaataaaagaatcatGGAAACTGACAGGGACTCTGCAACGGTTACCTTCCGTACGACTCGCGAAACTTTACGTGACAGATATTCTCTATCGGAAAGAATCAAATTCCAACCACTTTTGTGACGCGACTGACGTAATCGGTGAGATTAATAAGATAGCGACGTGTCCGAGCTCTCTAAGTTTCGCACACTCCGATAAAACTCTTCATACAAAAaccggtgaaaatgaaatgcaaTAACAGCCCTCCGGTCAAATGACATTCGACGATTCCAGGTCTGCAGAATTTTCAAACATGCTTCGCAGTCGAATGTATAgctctttatttctttacttACAGCATGCTGTGTATTCAAGAAGAGCTGGGGCAGCTGAGTGGCATAGCCGGAGGGCTCACGATAGCTAGTCCTCATGAAATTCCACTGCCCGATAGCAGTAACACGGAGAGCGCAGATAGCAAGTCCAGCGAAAGTACCACAAAGTGTTCTCCGGGCACCGGTACACTCGATGCTCAAAGGTCTGGCTGGATCGAAGGAATTTTTGGATGCCTGAGACCCGTCTGGACCATCATTGGAAAGGCTGCTGTCAATGAAATCAAGGGACATCAGAGTAAGCACTCTAACCTTGTAACGCTAACTTGGAAACAACTTACCCTGCGTCCATGCtcactttttattcatcctCAGCCGATGATTGGGAGATCCCATTCGAGTCGATCAGCGAGTTACAATGGCTCGGGTCCGGAGCCCAGGGCGCAGTGTTCAGGGGAAAGCTCACCGGCGAAGTCGTGGCTGTTAAGAAAGTGAGAGAACCTCGTGAGACCGATATAAGACATTTGAGGAAGCTCAACCATCCAAATATTGTAAAATTCAAGTAAGTCAAAGACTGGCTCGCTTCGCCATGCAAAACTTTTCTGAGTTCGCTACAAGATTTCGCTGCCATTTTACAGGGGGGTCTGTACGCATGCACCATGCTACTGTATAATCATGGAATTTTGTCCGTACGGACCATTGTACGACCTGCTGCGAGCTGGAGAGCCCGTCCCTCCTCCGAGACTAGTTTCTTGGGCGAAACAAATCGCGGCCGGCATGCACTACCTCCATTCCCACAAAATTATTCACCGAGACTTGAAGAGTCCAAAGTGAGTCTTTGTCGAGGGAAGGACAGCAGATTCCTATCTGTCACGTTATCAACGATTTTTGACCAACTCTTTTTCAACTTACAGCGTGCTGATTGGTCGAGGAGAAATTGTGAAGATCAGCGATTTTGGGACCAGTAGAGAATGGAACGAGATCAGCACGAGGATGAGCTTTGCCGGTACCGTCGCCTGGATGGCTCCAGAAATTATCCGGAGCGAACCGTGCTCCGAAAAAGTTGACATATGGTAGCCACTGCTTCGTTCTAACTTAACTCAAAGACACGAAAATGCGACGTTCtatttgattcgaaaaatacttACACAGGTCTTACGGAGTTGTGCTGTGGGAGCTCCTGAGTGGTGAGATACCGTACAAAGATGTGGATTCGTCAGCGATAATTTGGGGTGTGGGAAACAATTCCCTCCATCTGCCGATCCCTGCCAGTTGTCCGGAGGGTTTCAGACTCCTCGTCAAACAGTGCTGGGCCGCGAAGCCACGAAACAGGCCGTCCTTCAAGCACATACTGATTCACCTGGAAATCGCAGCTGTCGAGGTTCTCAGCACCAAACCTGACGAGTATTTTAAGACGCAGGTAAATGTTTAAACGTGTATGTATCAAATTTGAGAAAACtaatggaaaacaaaaaccatttcTGCAGAACTGTGCGTTCAGCTTTttaaaatcaaatttaatGATCCTCAGCAATCCTGGAAAGAAGAGATCAGGGTTCATATGAAACAAATGCAAACTAATAGTTGCAGTACTCCTCGGTTCGAGGCAGATCTCATAAGACGTAGGGAGGACGAGTTGAGACACGCCCAGGACATCAGAGAACATTACGAGCGCAAGCTCGAGAGAACTAACAATCTCTATCTGGAATTAAGCGCTGTTCTACTGCAACTCGAACAGCGAGAGCGAGACGTAGTGAAGTGAGTGTAATTTGAACGTCTAAATATTCAAACCTCACCTTTCCTCTGTTGCGCTCCAAGTCTGCAACTTTCATCGAATTTCTTCTCCAAGGAGGGAACAGCAGACCGGATACAAGCAGTGCAAAAAACGGTTGGTGCATCCGTTGCTCAAGGCTCAAGAGAGGCTCCACCGTCGACGCAACCCAACGATACCTGTGTCCACCTCTTCGACGCCTACGACGCCTCCTTCGCCTGTTGAATCCCCCCAGAGTCCTGTAAAAGCAACTCTGTACACTCAATTAAACGAATCGAATCAACCAGTCACGGTGTTGGCACCTGCCAACAGTTTCAAGCAGCGTAAATACAGACATCGGAGGGTGGGTTCTGGCTGCGGCGTCAGTTCGAGCCCGAGAACGAGTCCTCATCACGAGAGGAAGGTgaatatgataaaaatgacaACCGATTGCTTCCGCCGTtgcaagaaaattaaaatcaattcatAAAACGTCTTACCCGAATTCCAGAACGCTGACACAAGTAACCATCGATACGTCGACAGCCAAACTCAGACCGAAGTTTTGGATCTAAGCGAAACTGATCACAGTCCCGTTGGACAAACGGGCTGTGTCTCCGTTGATAAATTTGCATTGGAACTATCCAGTAGGCAATCCTCTTCCCGACGAAAGTCAGAATGTCTCAACGGCAACACAGTTACTTCCGAAACTCATTACAGGATGCAATCTAGTCCTTGTTCGAGCCCTGAACCTCCAGATGAAAATCACACCAATGGGAACGAGAGACTCAGAGATTGTAGTGACGATGATAACCTAGAAACACTCGGTAGAAAAGTAAGCGAGATTCTAAACGCCAACCGACTGATTTCTTCTATTGATAACGGGAACTGCGACGATGTCATTATATCACATAGGTAATAACGATGTGTAATAAACAGATATTGTTTGAAATCGGTGTAGAATTTTAGATTTCTCCTTCACTTCGCGTAACGATTCTTGATtcttgaatataaaaattatcagcaGGATCAAAGAGGATCACAGAGGACAGCTCCCGGGACAGTTTTGTGGAGTAATTATTAGTGGGAACGACATACACATGGATTCTGATCGCGTATCGAGACCATGTTCGGACGGTATGGACTCACTTTGTGACCACGAGGATGAAGCGTGCGAGGAAAGTTGGTCCGACGAAGAGGGCGAGGATCCTCGTTATACTTACAACTTTTCATTGAGACGTAGGAGGTACGTAAGACTCCGAAGGAACCTTTGAGGTCGTCGGAGGGGTGAAGTTTCCAACGGTTCTGACGTCCGTTGTGTCCGTTGACTGTTACAGTATCGCCAGGAGGCCCATAGGACCCGGTTGCAGAATGAGGAGGTTCAAGCAAACACCTACCAACATTGAGGGCGTACTCGCTTCCGACGAAGAAAACACTTCCGAATACTCACACCCGCCATCCAGTCAGTCATCCACGTTGGAAAGCAACCCAGAGGTTCAGCGGGCTCTTCGCCACATACAACATTCGCAGAAGGTaagaatgatgaaatattAGTTGAGAAAACAGTCGAAAGATTCACCTGAGATTCGTTATATTCGTTGgtgaaagaacgaaaatatcTGGTAGACTAGTTGTTTGAGATATTCCTTGTTGTACAGAGAAAAGGCATAGACGACGACGGCACTTCGGACATGTCGAGTCAATCAGAGACCGACGAAGTCAGTGATACAACGATTGCGTCACAGCCAGCGAAAGCATCTGTAAAAATCGAAAGCACTGTCTAAGGTTTAGCTACtagtttaattataattactgaTTTATagactatatatatttaaagaGATACAAAGAGCATTACCATAACATGTAAAATACTAGATAATGTATGGTCGGCTGCTGGATGACGGTGTCTGATACATTTCTGATATTCTTAATGCAATAAATACTACGTTTTGTATGGTTTGAATGAAGGGTACAACAGATAGTTCCGAAAGAATAGTATCGGTTGATGAGACGAAAGAAGATCGCATAAATCAATTCTTGTATCGAGTATACATACTcgaattttaacattttcattAGCGCGAAAGAATGAATCAGATATTATACACttgaatcaattgaaatttcgtcAAAGTTCACTTTCCGGTATTCGTGTTCTGATAGAATCCCGTTCTGGATTCGTACCGCGGACTCGGGGTGCACGATCAACGgataaacttgaaaaacgaAGTGCCATATAACTATGTAGCTAACGTAATAGTATAAAACTCGTTCGCCGAGTACGAGAAAAACTAACACCCTATATACCCGAGATACtactacgaaaaaaataacgctaTCGGAATTGTTTATGcgaagagagaataaaaaatcataccaCGGTCCATAAGATTCGCCATTTTGTTTGATCGAATGTTGATGCAGATAGTCATTTGTTTACGCGaactttgtttgttttttttttccacgaacaAGAACATATTTGAAATCTTCGTTATCATTTCAATttagtttgtattttttttacagttccTTTTAGCAACTATTGTAGTCAGTGAATATCATAATTttacgattgaattttttttcatgaaaatcgaTAGCATCACGTTCATCTAGACGGCGGTCTTGATCGAGAAATCTATTATTTTGAGAGCGATGTTTTTATCACCGTAGATTTTCACACGCCAGGTGCCTTATTTAtcaaagaaagaacgaaaaaaaaaaagaagaaaatagtctcgcttgaaatttttaacgtaGAAAAATTAACTAGTTAAGATTCCAAGGCTGCCTGTTAAACGTTAAACACAGTGTAGTAAAATTACACTAAAGTACAATcctattttccaaatttggaaAAGCTCATCTATGGTTCCGATACCTTCTGTTGTACCCTGAAGAATATAACGTCGCTAATGCGAAAAATGATATGTATAAACCAGTAGTTTCCTCCGatgatagaagaaaagaaaaaattagtccTACGATGTCGTGGTACAAATATGAGTGacttgataaaatatataaatatacctaatagtgagtaaattaataaaagtCAATGAAAATTTAGTAGATAGTTTAACGATGTGGAATAGAATAGCAGGTGGTACTTGGAATCTCACTAATTTCCCTTGCCAAAGctgcataaaaataattatcaaattttatttttttcaatttctttggaTATCGGCAGCTGTATTTACTcagataaaattttgaaaaaggcATATTCATTCTGACCAAGGGCGATTGTCAGGTTTTGGTTCGTACAGGTAACTCGGTTCTTCGACGCATCGATTCATCCCTATCGTAATATATTTAAACTTGTAATCGAGTCAAATCAATCTGTATAATCTGTGTTGTACTTTGTGTTGTAGTAAAATTCAGGAAATGTAGCATATAGacatcaaataattataattaattgtaacGTTAAAATAATCTCCAACGTATACATAGATGTACGACACATTGTGTAACATTTACTCATTCAACGgtgatgatatttattttcacaaaccATTTACTTTAACGATCATTGTTATATGGAACTACTTTGCCTCATAGGTTATTTAGAcgtttaaaaattataaatatacacataaatcTAAGCAAAAGGCAAAAGCAAGAAAGAGCAAAAGAAACATCTtagctgaaaaatttataatcatatttagattatacttacaattaataaACGTTGCGACAATAGACCTTTTCTAATGAGATCAGGCAGCTGTAATCaaagatgaaatttattatcgagtaaaaatttgcaatatgtttttaaaattcattcacACATTGTTTAAGCATATCTCAGTATTCTCATATCCGTTACGAATTATAGAACATTCCATTAAGCGAATTAGttaacttttgaaaattgaatgttcAACCGCCAACACGATCGGTGTAACGATATCTTATTTGTAATTAGTGATTTCTGATGCCAGATTTCAGACGGACTCGTTATATCTTGTTTGAAAAGGCTCATTACTCAAAAAACtaagtaaataaattcaaagaacTAAGTGCCTACAGGCAgtaaatggaaaaagtaaattatGCTTTGTACGGCAACTGTTAAATTAGGATTTAATCAAGTCTATGATAAAGTGTGCAATTGATACCGCAATTACGGGTACCAAGTGGCAATAGGTGCCTGTCATTCTATTATTCTG is a window of Athalia rosae chromosome 8, iyAthRosa1.1, whole genome shotgun sequence DNA encoding:
- the LOC105686521 gene encoding mitogen-activated protein kinase kinase kinase 12 isoform X1 codes for the protein MRTPAEADTLSQSEVFDFETSNADAAEEFEKVSATQPETHIFTNSMLCIQEELGQLSGIAGGLTIASPHEIPLPDSSNTESADSKSSESTTKCSPGTGTLDAQRSGWIEGIFGCLRPVWTIIGKAAVNEIKGHQTDDWEIPFESISELQWLGSGAQGAVFRGKLTGEVVAVKKVREPRETDIRHLRKLNHPNIVKFKGVCTHAPCYCIIMEFCPYGPLYDLLRAGEPVPPPRLVSWAKQIAAGMHYLHSHKIIHRDLKSPNVLIGRGEIVKISDFGTSREWNEISTRMSFAGTVAWMAPEIIRSEPCSEKVDIWSYGVVLWELLSGEIPYKDVDSSAIIWGVGNNSLHLPIPASCPEGFRLLVKQCWAAKPRNRPSFKHILIHLEIAAVEVLSTKPDEYFKTQQSWKEEIRVHMKQMQTNSCSTPRFEADLIRRREDELRHAQDIREHYERKLERTNNLYLELSAVLLQLEQRERDVVKREQQTGYKQCKKRLVHPLLKAQERLHRRRNPTIPVSTSSTPTTPPSPVESPQSPVKATLYTQLNESNQPVTVLAPANSFKQRKYRHRRVGSGCGVSSSPRTSPHHERKNADTSNHRYVDSQTQTEVLDLSETDHSPVGQTGCVSVDKFALELSSRQSSSRRKSECLNGNTVTSETHYRMQSSPCSSPEPPDENHTNGNERLRDCSDDDNLETLGRKVSEILNANRLISSIDNGNCDDVIISHSRIKEDHRGQLPGQFCGVIISGNDIHMDSDRVSRPCSDGMDSLCDHEDEACEESWSDEEGEDPRYTYNFSLRRRSIARRPIGPGCRMRRFKQTPTNIEGVLASDEENTSEYSHPPSSQSSTLESNPEVQRALRHIQHSQKRKGIDDDGTSDMSSQSETDEVSDTTIASQPAKASVKIESTV
- the LOC105686521 gene encoding mitogen-activated protein kinase kinase kinase 12 isoform X2, with translation MRTPAEADTLSQSEVFDFETSNADAAEEFEKVSATQPETHIFTNSMLCIQEELGQLSGIAGGLTIASPHEIPLPDSSNTESADSKSSESTTKCSPGTGTLDAQRSGWIEGIFGCLRPVWTIIGKAAVNEIKGHQTDDWEIPFESISELQWLGSGAQGAVFRGKLTGEVVAVKKVREPRETDIRHLRKLNHPNIVKFKGVCTHAPCYCIIMEFCPYGPLYDLLRAGEPVPPPRLVSWAKQIAAGMHYLHSHKIIHRDLKSPNVLIGRGEIVKISDFGTSREWNEISTRMSFAGTVAWMAPEIIRSEPCSEKVDIWSYGVVLWELLSGEIPYKDVDSSAIIWGVGNNSLHLPIPASCPEGFRLLVKQCWAAKPRNRPSFKHILIHLEIAAVEVLSTKPDEYFKTQQSWKEEIRVHMKQMQTNSCSTPRFEADLIRRREDELRHAQDIREHYERKLERTNNLYLELSAVLLQLEQRERDVVKREQQTGYKQCKKRLVHPLLKAQERLHRRRNPTIPVSTSSTPTTPPSPVESPQSPVKATLYTQLNESNQPVTVLAPANSFKQRKYRHRRVGSGCGVSSSPRTSPHHERKNADTSNHRYVDSQTQTEVLDLSETDHSPVGQTGCVSVDKFALELSSRQSSSRRKSECLNGNTVTSETHYRMQSSPCSSPEPPDENHTNGNERLRDCSDDDNLETLGRKVSEILNANRLISSIDNGNCDDVIISHRIKEDHRGQLPGQFCGVIISGNDIHMDSDRVSRPCSDGMDSLCDHEDEACEESWSDEEGEDPRYTYNFSLRRRSIARRPIGPGCRMRRFKQTPTNIEGVLASDEENTSEYSHPPSSQSSTLESNPEVQRALRHIQHSQKRKGIDDDGTSDMSSQSETDEVSDTTIASQPAKASVKIESTV
- the LOC105686521 gene encoding mitogen-activated protein kinase kinase kinase 12 isoform X3, yielding MVFARFFIKKTQDDGNAVPGHVTTSMLCIQEELGQLSGIAGGLTIASPHEIPLPDSSNTESADSKSSESTTKCSPGTGTLDAQRSGWIEGIFGCLRPVWTIIGKAAVNEIKGHQTDDWEIPFESISELQWLGSGAQGAVFRGKLTGEVVAVKKVREPRETDIRHLRKLNHPNIVKFKGVCTHAPCYCIIMEFCPYGPLYDLLRAGEPVPPPRLVSWAKQIAAGMHYLHSHKIIHRDLKSPNVLIGRGEIVKISDFGTSREWNEISTRMSFAGTVAWMAPEIIRSEPCSEKVDIWSYGVVLWELLSGEIPYKDVDSSAIIWGVGNNSLHLPIPASCPEGFRLLVKQCWAAKPRNRPSFKHILIHLEIAAVEVLSTKPDEYFKTQQSWKEEIRVHMKQMQTNSCSTPRFEADLIRRREDELRHAQDIREHYERKLERTNNLYLELSAVLLQLEQRERDVVKREQQTGYKQCKKRLVHPLLKAQERLHRRRNPTIPVSTSSTPTTPPSPVESPQSPVKATLYTQLNESNQPVTVLAPANSFKQRKYRHRRVGSGCGVSSSPRTSPHHERKNADTSNHRYVDSQTQTEVLDLSETDHSPVGQTGCVSVDKFALELSSRQSSSRRKSECLNGNTVTSETHYRMQSSPCSSPEPPDENHTNGNERLRDCSDDDNLETLGRKVSEILNANRLISSIDNGNCDDVIISHSRIKEDHRGQLPGQFCGVIISGNDIHMDSDRVSRPCSDGMDSLCDHEDEACEESWSDEEGEDPRYTYNFSLRRRSIARRPIGPGCRMRRFKQTPTNIEGVLASDEENTSEYSHPPSSQSSTLESNPEVQRALRHIQHSQKRKGIDDDGTSDMSSQSETDEVSDTTIASQPAKASVKIESTV